The proteins below come from a single Zea mays cultivar B73 chromosome 8, Zm-B73-REFERENCE-NAM-5.0, whole genome shotgun sequence genomic window:
- the LOC100283319 gene encoding sm-like protein LSM5, translating into MSQNNPSQLLPSELIDRCIGSKIWVIMKGDKELVGTLCGFDVYVNMVLEDVTEYEYTAEGRRITKLDQILLNGNNIAILVPGGSPPDV; encoded by the exons ATGTCTCAGAACAACCCCTCCCAGCTTCTCCCCTCAG AGCTGATCGACCGGTGCATCGGGTCCAAGATCTGGGTGATCATGAAGGGGGACAAGGAGCTCGTTGGCACCCTCTGCGGCTTTGATGTCTACGTCAATATGGTGCTGGAGGACGTCACCGAGTA TGAATACACTGCTGAAGGGCGCCGTATTACAAAACTTGACCAGATCCTCCTGAACGGCAACAACATAGCCATT TTGGTTCCTGGTGGTTCACCACCTGATGTGTAA